A single window of Gossypium arboreum isolate Shixiya-1 chromosome 13, ASM2569848v2, whole genome shotgun sequence DNA harbors:
- the LOC108463688 gene encoding protein VAPYRIN-like — protein MDRLISLEPSNLVAVRIELGQKCFGELTLRNVMFTMPVAFRLQPVNKGRYTVKPQSGIILPLGTLTVEIVYHLPPGSFLPDSFPFTDDSFLLHSVVVPGAAMKDSTSSYDAVPNEWFTTRKKQVFIDSGVKIMFVGSPVLVQLVMDGSMDEIREVLERSDPSWRPADSVDSHGQSLLHVAIAQSRPDIVQLLLEFEPDIEFQSRYGSTPLEAASGCGEELIVELLLAHKAIPDRSESSSRGPIHLATIGGYFEVLRLLLLKGANVDALTKDGNTALHLAVENRRRDCTRLLLANGADPSVRNTRDGDTALHVAAGLGDEQMVKLLLQKGVNKDIRNKTGKTAYDVAAEHGHMRLFDALKLGDNLCLAARKGEVRAIQRLIENGAAINGRDQHGWTALHRASFKGRTDAVKILIDKGIDIDSRDEDGYTALHCAVESGHAEVVELLVKKGADVESRANKGVKPLQIADSLHYVGISRILIHGGATTTGGMPRVSAMPDSVPFGNGKIGKEIETKKAPMKRRPTKARAVRGSFDRSLPLAVI, from the coding sequence atggATAGGCTTATTAGTTTGGAACCTTCAAACCTCGTTGCAGTTCGTATTGAGTTAGGCCAGAAATGTTTCGGCGAGCTTACTTTACGTAATGTTATGTTCACCATGCCGGTGGCTTTCCGGTTGCAGCCGGTGAACAAGGGCCGGTATACTGTCAAGCCCCAATCGGGTATCATACTACCGCTTGGGACGTTAACGGTGGAGATTGTTTATCATCTTCCTCCTGGTTCGTTTCTCCCGGACTCGTTCCCTTTCACCGACGATTCTTTCCTCCTCCACAGTGTGGTGGTTCCCGGTGCGGCGATGAAAGACTCGACGTCGAGCTACGATGCGGTTCCCAATGAGTGGTTCACCACGCGGAAGAAGCAAGTGTTCATCGACAGTGGTGTGAAGATCATGTTTGTTGGCTCACCAGTTTTGGTTCAGCTTGTGATGGATGGTTCCATGGATGAAATTCGTGAAGTTCTTGAGCGTAGTGACCCATCATGGAGGCCAGCTGACTCAGTTGATTCCCATGGTCAAAGCTTGCTTCATGTCGCCATTGCTCAAAGTAGACCAGATATTGTCCAATTATTGCTTGAATTCGAACCTGATATCGAGTTTCAAAGCCGGTATGGTTCGACCCCACTTGAAGCTGCTTCGGGGTGCGGTGAAGAGCTGATCGTCGAGCTTCTTTTGGCTCATAAGGCTATCCCAGATCGATCCGAGTCCTCGAGTCGGGGTCCGATTCATTTAGCCACCATCGGTGGCTATTTTGAGGTACTCAGGCTTCTTTTGCTTAAAGGGGCTAACGTTGATGCACTCACAAAAGATGGCAACACTGCCTTACACCTTGCTGTTGAGAATAGAAGAAGAGATTGCACGCGTTTGTTATTAGCTAACGGTGCCGACCCCAGTGTTCGGAACACCCGGGACGGTGATACAGCGTTGCACGTCGCGGCCGGATTGGGCGACGAGCAGATGGTGAAGTTGTTACTTCAAAAGGGAGTGAACAAAGATATTCGGAACAAGACAGGGAAAACTGCGTACGATGTTGCTGCGGAACATGGTCATATGAGACTGTTTGATGCACTTAAGCTTGGTGACAACTTGTGTTTAGCTGCTAGAAAAGGTGAAGTGAGGGCCATCCAGAGGCTAATCGAAAACGGGGCAGCGATCAACGGGAGAGATCAACATGGATGGACCGCATTACATCGAGCATCGTTTAAAGGACGAACGGATGCCGTTAAGATACTGATCGATAAAGGAATCGATATCGATTCAAGAGACGAAGACGGATACACGGCTTTGCATTGTGCTGTGGAATCAGGCCATGCTGAAGTAGTTGAATTGTTGGTAAAAAAAGGCGCAGATGTGGAATCAAGGGCTAACAAAGGTGTTAAACCCTTGCAAATTGCGGATTCATTACATTATGTAGGCATCAGCAGGATATTGATCCATGGCGGTGCAACGACAACCGGTGGCATGCCACGAGTCAGCGCTATGCCGGATTCAGTTCCGTTCGGAAACGGTAAAATCGGGAAAGAGATCGAGACTAAGAAAGCACCAATGAAACGGAGACCGACAAAGGCAAGAGCTGTCCGCGGTAGCTTCGATAGATCGCTGCCATTGGCAGTCATATAG